A DNA window from Impatiens glandulifera chromosome 7, dImpGla2.1, whole genome shotgun sequence contains the following coding sequences:
- the LOC124910787 gene encoding transcription factor bHLH94, which produces MALDTAVFPQDQFAYGCNKEFFTLVGGAGGWGFDELGFQDELENKPLIESIDSELGSHVANNGNGNENGNWNNSSIEFWVPNSLSPEICKSDAHHLFDEMSTLRSTPVTPAGRRKRRRTKSCKNKEELENQRMTHIAVERNRRKQMNEYLAVIRTLMPASYVQRGDQASIIGGAINYVKELEQLLQTLEAQKSVSPPPPPPQSQTHIGAGTGAGSSPIFSDFFTFPQYSTRSAQVSSSSPASLDTMATTERQVPAAAAMGEIEVSMAESHANIKVLSNRRPRQLVKMVAGLQCLRLTVLHLNVTTVDQTALYSLSVKLEEGCQLTTVDEIADAMNNLLARIEEETAINL; this is translated from the exons ATGGCATTAGATACGGCGGTCTTCCCACAAGATCAATTTGCATATGGCTGTAACAAGGAGTTTTTCACTCTCGTCGGAGGAGCAGGCGGCTGGGGGTTCGATGAACTTGGATTTCAAGATGAATTAGAGAATAAACCTCTAATTGAATCCATTGATAGCGAGCTGGGTTCTCATGTTGCGAACAATGGGAATGGGAATGAGAATGGGAACTGGAATAATTCTTCAATTGAATTCTGGGTTCCAAATTCTCTATCGCCGGAGATCTGTAAAAGTGATGCACACCACCTGTTCGACGAAATGTCTACTTTAAGATCTACTCCGGTGACTCCAGCTGGTAGGCGTAAGAGGAGACGAACTAAGAGCTGTAAGAATAAGGAAGAGCTGGAGAACCAGAGGATGACTCACATTGCGGTGGAGCGCAACCGCCGGAAACAGATGAATGAATACCTCGCTGTGATTCGAACTCTTATGCCGGCTTCTTATGTTCAGAGG GGTGACCAAGCTTCAATTATTGGAGGCGCAATTAACTATGTGAAGGAACTTGAACAATTGCTTCAAACATTAGAAGCCCAAAAGAGTGTGTCGCCCCCACCACCGCCGCCTCAATCTCAGACCCATATCGGCGCCGGAACCGGCGCCGGTTCATCTCCTATCTTTTCCGACTTCTTTACCTTTCCTCAGTACTCGACGCGTTCGGCGCAAGTGAGTAGCAGTTCTCCGGCGAGCTTAGACACGATGGCGACGACGGAGAGACAAGTTCCGGCGGCGGCGGCCATGGGGGAGATAGAGGTAAGCATGGCGGAGAGCCATGCAAACATTAAGGTATTGTCAAACCGGCGGCCAAGGCAGCTGGTGAAGATGGTGGCAGGGCTTCAGTGTCTCAGGCTAACTGTTCTTCATCTAAACGTCACAACTGTTGACCAAACGGCTCTTTACTCTCTCTCTGTCAAG CTTGAAGAAGGATGTCAGTTGACAACAGTGGATGAAATTGCAGATGCCATGAACAACTTGCTAGCAAGAATTGAAGAAGAAACTGCAATCAATCTTTGA